AGATAATTAAACACGAGTGGCTGAAAGAAAAAGCCGAAGAAAACTGGGACCGTGAAATCCCTTTCGGCGCCATGCGCGGGAATATTACAGATCGTAATGGGCAGCTGATTGTCGGCAATGAGCTGGCTCCTACGCTATATTTTATGCCCGCCCAAAATCCTGATATTTCAGATGACATCCCTGCGATTGCAAAAATCCTGCGGACAGAACCTGCTGTATTGGAAGAAAAACTGAAGAAAAAAGATTATATGGTGAAACTGGCTCCTGAAGGAAAAAACATCACGAAAGAGCAGGCGGATGAAATTACCAAACTGCAAATTGCCGGATTGTATGTAGGAGTAGATTTTGTCCGCCATTACCCATATAATGACCTGTTGGCTCGTTTAATTGGATTTACCGGCTATGACGGCAAGGGTCTTGCTGGCATTGAATATGCTTATGACGAGATTCTGAATGGGACAGGGGACAAAGTGCGTCTGTTCACTGATGCGAAGGGCATTGCCTTGCCGCATGTTGAAGACAGTTTTGAACACGGAAAAGAAGGATCACCTCTCGAGCTGACGATTGATTTGAAAATGCAGCAAATTGTAGAACGTGAGCTCATTCAGGCAATGGAGAAGTATGATGCGACACAGGCGCTGGCAATTATTATGAATCCGAAGACAGGGGAGTTACTGTCGCTGGCATCTGTACCCGGCTTTGACCCGAAAGACTACCAATCGGCTGATTCCACTATCTATAACCGGAACTTACCGGTTTGGATGACATACGAGCCGGGCTCGACATTTAAAATTGTCACATTGGCGGCAAGTCTCGAAGAAAATGTCATTGACCTGGAAAATGAAGGCTTCTATGATCCCGGTTATACGATGGTAGCGAATGCCCGATTGAGATGCTGGAAACGGGAAGGGCATAAAGATCAGACGTTTCTTGAAGTCGTAGAGAATTCTTGTAACCCTGGCTTCATTACGATGGGTCAGCGTCTTGGCAGCGAAAGGTTGGACCGCTACATTCGGTCATTTGGCTTTGGTGTTTCAACAGAATCCGGCATTGCCGGCGAAGCAAAAGGCATTCTGTTCTCAAAAGAAGCTTTCGGTCCGGTTGAGCAGGCAACGACTGCATTCGGCCAGGGGATATCAGTGACACCAATCCAGCAAGTGCAGGCGGTAGCTGCCGCGATTAATGGCGGGAAACTCTTTAAACCGTATATCGTCAAATCAATCAGGGATTCAGAAGGCAAGACGATTCAAGAATTTGAACCGGAATTGAAAAGACAAGTAATCAGTGAAGAGACATCAGCAAAAGTTCGTCATGCGCTTGAATCGGTAGTTGCAAATGGTTCAGGCCGCAATGCATTTGCAGATGGACTTCGTATCGGAGGGAAAACTGGAACAGCGCAAAAAGTAGTGGATGGCCGTTACAGTGATGGCGACTACATTGTTTCGTTCATTGGTTTTGCTCCCGCAGATGATCCTGAATTACTGGTATATGTAGCCGTAGACAGCCCGAAGAACTCGATTCAATTCGGGGGTGTCATAGCTGCCCCGATTGTGGGACGGATAATTGAGGAAGTAGCACCAGTGGCCCATATCGAGAGAAGGAAAGAACAGCTGGAGAAAGAGTATCGGTGGGGAGATGCCATCACATTCCGCTCGCCAGACTTACTCGGAATGACAGAAAAGGAACTGCTGTCCCAAAATTACACGTTCAAAATCAAATGGCACGGCAAAGGCAAGAAGGTAGTGCGTCAGTTGCCGGCGCCCCATACATTGATGACCGTGGAAGATACCATTCATCTGTATACAGAATAAGCAGTGCCTTATTGACACGCAATAGATAGTAGAAGGAGAACTTAATATGACACTCGGCACCACAGTCACGATAATCGCTGCAGCATTTTTTGTCTCAGCGATTGTCGGGGTGATCATCATCCCATTACTTAGAAGGTTGAAATTTGGTCAAAGCATACGGGAAGAGGGTCCGCAAGCGCA
The Sporosarcina sp. P33 genome window above contains:
- a CDS encoding penicillin-binding transpeptidase domain-containing protein: MQSKKRLRAAFVLFLICLLLVIGKLFHVQIIKHEWLKEKAEENWDREIPFGAMRGNITDRNGQLIVGNELAPTLYFMPAQNPDISDDIPAIAKILRTEPAVLEEKLKKKDYMVKLAPEGKNITKEQADEITKLQIAGLYVGVDFVRHYPYNDLLARLIGFTGYDGKGLAGIEYAYDEILNGTGDKVRLFTDAKGIALPHVEDSFEHGKEGSPLELTIDLKMQQIVERELIQAMEKYDATQALAIIMNPKTGELLSLASVPGFDPKDYQSADSTIYNRNLPVWMTYEPGSTFKIVTLAASLEENVIDLENEGFYDPGYTMVANARLRCWKREGHKDQTFLEVVENSCNPGFITMGQRLGSERLDRYIRSFGFGVSTESGIAGEAKGILFSKEAFGPVEQATTAFGQGISVTPIQQVQAVAAAINGGKLFKPYIVKSIRDSEGKTIQEFEPELKRQVISEETSAKVRHALESVVANGSGRNAFADGLRIGGKTGTAQKVVDGRYSDGDYIVSFIGFAPADDPELLVYVAVDSPKNSIQFGGVIAAPIVGRIIEEVAPVAHIERRKEQLEKEYRWGDAITFRSPDLLGMTEKELLSQNYTFKIKWHGKGKKVVRQLPAPHTLMTVEDTIHLYTE